TCCTCGCTCCAGCGGGTATTGAACTGCTTGTGCTGCTCGAAGCCCAACCCGCTGCCGCGGTAGTTCTGGAAGATCGTCGGCCCCCGCGAGAAGTTCCCCGTGGCCTTGGTCGCGACCTTGGTGCTGTTGTTCAGGGTGTAGAGCGCGTAGCCGGTGTTCCCCAGTGACGAGTAGATCCCGATCTGCAGGAGCTTCTGCGTCCCCTTGGTCTCCGTGGTGACTCCGGTGGCGGTGAGGAAATTCAGGCGTTCCCACTGGATGGTGGTGATGCCGCGGTAGACGACGTGCTCCGCGTGGCTGCTTGCCGCCCCCGCGAAGAGGAGAGCGCAAGCCAGTCCCGCGGCGCGGAATGATGGCTTTTTCATGATTGGGGTGGGGTTGGCGAGTGAGACCGCTGGGATCCGCCTCACTCGGTGCGGATCAGGTGGAAAATATCCTGCCAACGCCGCTGCCCGGAGGAGGCGGACGAGGGCTCGCGAGGATCCGGCAGGCCTCGCTCCGGTGTCGTCACGATCTGCGGCGGCGGCATGGATTCGGGCGGCGGATCGATCACCACCGCCGCCCGTGGAATCCCGCCCCGGTGCCCGATTTTCGCAAGCACTCCCACACCCAGCCCGATACTCAGGCTGGCCCCCAGGCTCAACAGCTTGTGAAGCCCCGCGTTCATGGCCGCGGCGACCGGCGGACCGGATCATCGCAACGGCCATGGAATAAAACCGCCCGCTGCTTGTCAAAAGAATGCGGTGGCTAGCCCCGCCGCCCCCTGATCTAGCGGGAGTTGACCCCATCACTCCGCGCCGTTTATGATCCGCGCATCCGAAACACCATGAGAGCCCGATTTTTCCTACTCGCACTTCTTCCCCTCGTTGCAGCCTCTTGCGGTCCGATGGGCGGCGGCGGCGGCGAATCCCACTACATGAGCGGATTCAGCGGCAAGCGCGAGCACGACTGGAAATCCAGCCCGATCCCGGATGACGTCTCCTACTGGGACGGCGATCACATGACCGGCCCGGCCTCCATCAAGATCAACCTGACCCAGCAGAAGGCCTTCTTCTACAAGGGCGGGCAACTCGCCGGTGTTTCAAAGATCTCCACTGGCAAGGAAGGCCGCGGTACCCCTTCAGGCACCTACAAGGTGAACATGAAGAACAAGTGGCACCGCTCCTCCAGCTACGGCGTCTTCAAGGAAAAGGGCACCGACCGCGTGGTGGATGACGATGCGGAGGCCCACAACGAGCCGGTGCCTCCGGGCTGCTACTACGAGGGCGCGCCGATGTTCAACTACCTGAACTTCGCCCCCGCCGTGGGCATGCATACCGGCTACCTACCGGGCTACGCCGCCTCTCACGGCTGCGTGCGCATGCCGGACAAGATGGCCCAGAAGTTCTTCGAGAACGCCCCGGTGGGAACGCCCGTGACCGTCGAGCGATGAGCCCCGCTCTGCCCGACCCGGCGACCACCATGGAACTGCTCCCGGCCCAGGTCTCCGATCTGCTCCCCGCCATCCGGCGCGGCGAGATCGAGTTGGTCGATTGCCGGGAAGACGAGGAGTGGCGCTTCAACCGCATCGAGGGCGCACGCCTCGTGCCCCTCACCCGCTTCGCGGAAGCCGCCGTGCCGGAGAAGCCGGTGATCATCTACTGCCACCACGGAATGCGCTCGCTGCGAGCCACCCAGTACTGGCGCTCCCGCGGCAACGACGCGGTGTGGTCGATGGCCGGAGGGATTGATCGGTGGTCCGCGGAGGTGGACCCTGAAGTGCCGGTCTACTAGAAATGCCGAATGACGAATTCCCGAATGCGGAATGAAGTGTTTGGGAGCGGATCCGGCCGCAGGCCCACGGCATTAGTCATTCGATAATTCTGAATTCGTCATTCCCCTCCCATGCGCGCCGTCATCCAACGTGTCTCTTCCGCCTCGGTCACCATCGATGGCGAAGTGGTCTCCTCCATCGGCACCGGCCTGATGGTCCTGTTAGGCATCGAGGACGGCGACTCGGCGGAGGACATCGCATGGCTCGCCCCGAAGATCGCCCGCATGCGCATCTTCGGCGATGATGCCGGGCTCATGAACCTCTCCGTCACCGACTGCGGCGGCGAGGCCATTGTGGTCAGCCAGTTCACGCTTCACGCCTCCACCAAGAAGGGCAACCGCCCGTCCTTCATCCGAGCCGCGCGACCGGAAATCTCGAAGCCGCTCTACGAGCAATTCTGTGCCGCGCTCTCCACCGAGATCGGCAAGCCGGTCGGCACCGGCCGCTTCGCCGCCGACATGAAGGTGGCCCTCGTCAACGACGGTCCGGTGACCATCGTGATCGATACCAAGGCCCGCGAATAGCGTCCCCGGGAGAGCGGACCTCCAGCCTACAGCTGATCGATCAGCACCATCTCCCCGCCCTCCGCCGTGATCCGAGACATTGCTCGGGGCAGCAGATCAACCCCACCCTCAACGGCCATGAAGCTATCGGGATCCTGCGGGAGTGCTTCATCATACAAAACCTCTTTCGCGACCGCGGCCAAGACCGGCTCACCCCCGGCCCCCATCGTTAACCCCACGGTGAAGTTCTCGGTATCGCTGGCCAAAGGAATGAAGGGCCAGCGGATGAACGGATCCTCTCCGGTCCATTTCTCCAAGGCTTCGGTCCCGAGGATCAGGAAATAAGATCCGTCCTCCCGTTCGATCAGCGCGGAAGGACCCGCGAGAGTGCAATCCAAGGCAAGCTCCAACAAGGACTGCTGGGAAAACAGGTGCCG
This sequence is a window from Luteolibacter rhizosphaerae. Protein-coding genes within it:
- the dtd gene encoding D-aminoacyl-tRNA deacylase; translated protein: MRAVIQRVSSASVTIDGEVVSSIGTGLMVLLGIEDGDSAEDIAWLAPKIARMRIFGDDAGLMNLSVTDCGGEAIVVSQFTLHASTKKGNRPSFIRAARPEISKPLYEQFCAALSTEIGKPVGTGRFAADMKVALVNDGPVTIVIDTKARE
- a CDS encoding L,D-transpeptidase family protein; this encodes MRARFFLLALLPLVAASCGPMGGGGGESHYMSGFSGKREHDWKSSPIPDDVSYWDGDHMTGPASIKINLTQQKAFFYKGGQLAGVSKISTGKEGRGTPSGTYKVNMKNKWHRSSSYGVFKEKGTDRVVDDDAEAHNEPVPPGCYYEGAPMFNYLNFAPAVGMHTGYLPGYAASHGCVRMPDKMAQKFFENAPVGTPVTVER
- a CDS encoding rhodanese-like domain-containing protein codes for the protein MSPALPDPATTMELLPAQVSDLLPAIRRGEIELVDCREDEEWRFNRIEGARLVPLTRFAEAAVPEKPVIIYCHHGMRSLRATQYWRSRGNDAVWSMAGGIDRWSAEVDPEVPVY